One genomic segment of Macaca fascicularis isolate 582-1 chromosome 19, T2T-MFA8v1.1 includes these proteins:
- the KCNK6 gene encoding potassium channel subfamily K member 6 isoform X4 — MDAWHRTVSSLLSLQDHPARGRHKMGTEQRFGYGYTTPLTDAGKAFSIAFALLGVPTTMLLLTASAQRLSLLLTHAPLSWLSMRWGWDPRRAACWHLVALLGVVVTICFLVPAAIFAHLEEAWSFLDAFYFCFISLSTIGLGDYVPGEAPGQPYRALYKVLVTVYLFLGLVAMVLVLQTFRHVSDLHGLTELILLPSPCPASFNEDEDDRVDILGPQPGLHQQLSASSHTDYASIPRCLQGAGPMEGALV, encoded by the exons ATGGATGCATGGCACAGGACCGTCTCATCATTACTGAGTCTCCAGGATCATCCAGCGAGGGGTCGGCACAAAATGGGCACTGAACAAAGATTTG GCTATGGGTACACAACGCCACTGACTGACGCGGGCAAGGCCTTCTCCATTGCCTTCGCGCTCCTGGGCGTGCCGACCACTATGCTGCTGCTGACTGCGTCAGCGCAGCGCCTGTCGCTGCTGCTGACTCACGCGCCCCTGTCTTGGCTGAGCATGCGTTGGGGCTGGGACCCCCGGCGGGCGGCCTGCTGGCACTTGGTGGCCCTGCTGGGGGTCGTAGTGACCATCTGCTTTCTGGTGCCGGCTGCGATCTTCGCCCACCTGGAGGAGGCCTGGAGCTTCCTAGATGCCTTCTACTTCTGCTTTATCTCTCTGTCCACCATTGGCCTGGGCGACTACGTGCCCGGGGAAGCCCCTGGCCAGCCCTACCGGGCCCTCTACAAGGTGCTGGTCACAG TCTACCTCTTCCTGGGCCTGGTGGCCATGGTGCTGGTGCTACAGACCTTCCGCCACGTGTCCGACCTCCACGGCCTCACGGAGCTCATCCTGCTGCCCTCACCGTGCCCTGCCAGCTTCAACGAGGATGAGGACGATCGGGTGGACATCCTGGGCCCCCAGCCGGGGTTGCACCAGCAACTCTCTGCCAGCTCCCACACCGACTACGCTTCCatccccag GTGTCTCCAGGGAGCAGGACCCATGGAGGGAGCCCTGGTGTAG
- the KCNK6 gene encoding potassium channel subfamily K member 6 isoform X1, producing MRRGALLAGALAVYVAYLVLGALLVARLEGPHEAQLRAELETLRAQLLQRSPCVAAPALDAFVERVLAAGRLGRVVLANASGSANASDPAWDFASALFFASTLVTTVGYGYTTPLTDAGKAFSIAFALLGVPTTMLLLTASAQRLSLLLTHAPLSWLSMRWGWDPRRAACWHLVALLGVVVTICFLVPAAIFAHLEEAWSFLDAFYFCFISLSTIGLGDYVPGEAPGQPYRALYKVLVTVYLFLGLVAMVLVLQTFRHVSDLHGLTELILLPSPCPASFNEDEDDRVDILGPQPGLHQQLSASSHTDYASIPRCLQGAGPMEGALV from the exons ATGCGGAGGGGCGCGCTCCTGGCGGGCGCGCTGGCCGTATACGTCGCGTACCTGGTGCTGGGCGCGCTGCTGGTGGCGCGGCTGGAGGGGCCGCACGAAGCCCAGCTCCGAGCCGAGCTGGAGACACTGCGGGCGCAGCTGCTGCAGCGCAGCCCATGTGTGGCGGCCCCTGCCCTGGACGCCTTCGTGGAACGAGTGTTGGCGGCCGGACGGCTGGGGCGCGTAGTGCTTGCCAACGCTTCGGGGTCCGCCAACGCCTCGGACCCTGCCTGGGACTTCGCCTCTGCTCTCTTCTTCGCCAGCACGCTGGTCACCACCGTGG GCTATGGGTACACAACGCCACTGACTGACGCGGGCAAGGCCTTCTCCATTGCCTTCGCGCTCCTGGGCGTGCCGACCACTATGCTGCTGCTGACTGCGTCAGCGCAGCGCCTGTCGCTGCTGCTGACTCACGCGCCCCTGTCTTGGCTGAGCATGCGTTGGGGCTGGGACCCCCGGCGGGCGGCCTGCTGGCACTTGGTGGCCCTGCTGGGGGTCGTAGTGACCATCTGCTTTCTGGTGCCGGCTGCGATCTTCGCCCACCTGGAGGAGGCCTGGAGCTTCCTAGATGCCTTCTACTTCTGCTTTATCTCTCTGTCCACCATTGGCCTGGGCGACTACGTGCCCGGGGAAGCCCCTGGCCAGCCCTACCGGGCCCTCTACAAGGTGCTGGTCACAG TCTACCTCTTCCTGGGCCTGGTGGCCATGGTGCTGGTGCTACAGACCTTCCGCCACGTGTCCGACCTCCACGGCCTCACGGAGCTCATCCTGCTGCCCTCACCGTGCCCTGCCAGCTTCAACGAGGATGAGGACGATCGGGTGGACATCCTGGGCCCCCAGCCGGGGTTGCACCAGCAACTCTCTGCCAGCTCCCACACCGACTACGCTTCCatccccag GTGTCTCCAGGGAGCAGGACCCATGGAGGGAGCCCTGGTGTAG
- the KCNK6 gene encoding potassium channel subfamily K member 6 isoform X2: MRRGALLAGALAVYVAYLVLGALLVARLEGPHEAQLRAELETLRAQLLQRSPCVAAPALDAFVERVLAAGRLGRVVLANASGSANASDPAWDFASALFFASTLVTTVGYGYTTPLTDAGKAFSIAFALLGVPTTMLLLTASAQRLSLLLTHAPLSWLSMRWGWDPRRAACWHLVALLGVVVTICFLVPAAIFAHLEEAWSFLDAFYFCFISLSTIGLGDYVPGEAPGQPYRALYKVLVTVYLFLGLVAMVLVLQTFRHVSDLHGLTELILLPSPCPASFNEDEDDRVDILGPQPGLHQQLSASSHTDYASIPRKKKQVLFGPRH; encoded by the exons ATGCGGAGGGGCGCGCTCCTGGCGGGCGCGCTGGCCGTATACGTCGCGTACCTGGTGCTGGGCGCGCTGCTGGTGGCGCGGCTGGAGGGGCCGCACGAAGCCCAGCTCCGAGCCGAGCTGGAGACACTGCGGGCGCAGCTGCTGCAGCGCAGCCCATGTGTGGCGGCCCCTGCCCTGGACGCCTTCGTGGAACGAGTGTTGGCGGCCGGACGGCTGGGGCGCGTAGTGCTTGCCAACGCTTCGGGGTCCGCCAACGCCTCGGACCCTGCCTGGGACTTCGCCTCTGCTCTCTTCTTCGCCAGCACGCTGGTCACCACCGTGG GCTATGGGTACACAACGCCACTGACTGACGCGGGCAAGGCCTTCTCCATTGCCTTCGCGCTCCTGGGCGTGCCGACCACTATGCTGCTGCTGACTGCGTCAGCGCAGCGCCTGTCGCTGCTGCTGACTCACGCGCCCCTGTCTTGGCTGAGCATGCGTTGGGGCTGGGACCCCCGGCGGGCGGCCTGCTGGCACTTGGTGGCCCTGCTGGGGGTCGTAGTGACCATCTGCTTTCTGGTGCCGGCTGCGATCTTCGCCCACCTGGAGGAGGCCTGGAGCTTCCTAGATGCCTTCTACTTCTGCTTTATCTCTCTGTCCACCATTGGCCTGGGCGACTACGTGCCCGGGGAAGCCCCTGGCCAGCCCTACCGGGCCCTCTACAAGGTGCTGGTCACAG TCTACCTCTTCCTGGGCCTGGTGGCCATGGTGCTGGTGCTACAGACCTTCCGCCACGTGTCCGACCTCCACGGCCTCACGGAGCTCATCCTGCTGCCCTCACCGTGCCCTGCCAGCTTCAACGAGGATGAGGACGATCGGGTGGACATCCTGGGCCCCCAGCCGGGGTTGCACCAGCAACTCTCTGCCAGCTCCCACACCGACTACGCTTCCatccccag gaaaaaaaagcaagtccTTTTCGGTCCAAGACAttaa
- the KCNK6 gene encoding potassium channel subfamily K member 6 isoform X3 encodes MRRGALLAGALAVYVAYLVLGALLVARLEGPHEAQLRAELETLRAQLLQRSPCVAAPALDAFVERVLAAGRLGRVVLANASGSANASDPAWDFASALFFASTLVTTVGYGYTTPLTDAGKAFSIAFALLGVPTTMLLLTASAQRLSLLLTHAPLSWLSMRWGWDPRRAACWHLVALLGVVVTICFLVPAAIFAHLEEAWSFLDAFYFCFISLSTIGLGDYVPGEAPGQPYRALYKVLVTVYLFLGLVAMVLVLQTFRHVSDLHGLTELILLPSPCPASFNEDEDDRVDILGPQPGLHQQLSASSHTDYASIPR; translated from the exons ATGCGGAGGGGCGCGCTCCTGGCGGGCGCGCTGGCCGTATACGTCGCGTACCTGGTGCTGGGCGCGCTGCTGGTGGCGCGGCTGGAGGGGCCGCACGAAGCCCAGCTCCGAGCCGAGCTGGAGACACTGCGGGCGCAGCTGCTGCAGCGCAGCCCATGTGTGGCGGCCCCTGCCCTGGACGCCTTCGTGGAACGAGTGTTGGCGGCCGGACGGCTGGGGCGCGTAGTGCTTGCCAACGCTTCGGGGTCCGCCAACGCCTCGGACCCTGCCTGGGACTTCGCCTCTGCTCTCTTCTTCGCCAGCACGCTGGTCACCACCGTGG GCTATGGGTACACAACGCCACTGACTGACGCGGGCAAGGCCTTCTCCATTGCCTTCGCGCTCCTGGGCGTGCCGACCACTATGCTGCTGCTGACTGCGTCAGCGCAGCGCCTGTCGCTGCTGCTGACTCACGCGCCCCTGTCTTGGCTGAGCATGCGTTGGGGCTGGGACCCCCGGCGGGCGGCCTGCTGGCACTTGGTGGCCCTGCTGGGGGTCGTAGTGACCATCTGCTTTCTGGTGCCGGCTGCGATCTTCGCCCACCTGGAGGAGGCCTGGAGCTTCCTAGATGCCTTCTACTTCTGCTTTATCTCTCTGTCCACCATTGGCCTGGGCGACTACGTGCCCGGGGAAGCCCCTGGCCAGCCCTACCGGGCCCTCTACAAGGTGCTGGTCACAG TCTACCTCTTCCTGGGCCTGGTGGCCATGGTGCTGGTGCTACAGACCTTCCGCCACGTGTCCGACCTCCACGGCCTCACGGAGCTCATCCTGCTGCCCTCACCGTGCCCTGCCAGCTTCAACGAGGATGAGGACGATCGGGTGGACATCCTGGGCCCCCAGCCGGGGTTGCACCAGCAACTCTCTGCCAGCTCCCACACCGACTACGCTTCCatccccaggtag
- the KCNK6 gene encoding potassium channel subfamily K member 6 isoform X5 — MRRGALLAGALAVYVAYLVLGALLVARLEGPHEAQLRAELETLRAQLLQRSPCVAAPALDAFVERVLAAGRLGRVVLANASGSANASDPAWDFASALFFASTLVTTVVYLFLGLVAMVLVLQTFRHVSDLHGLTELILLPSPCPASFNEDEDDRVDILGPQPGLHQQLSASSHTDYASIPRCLQGAGPMEGALV, encoded by the exons ATGCGGAGGGGCGCGCTCCTGGCGGGCGCGCTGGCCGTATACGTCGCGTACCTGGTGCTGGGCGCGCTGCTGGTGGCGCGGCTGGAGGGGCCGCACGAAGCCCAGCTCCGAGCCGAGCTGGAGACACTGCGGGCGCAGCTGCTGCAGCGCAGCCCATGTGTGGCGGCCCCTGCCCTGGACGCCTTCGTGGAACGAGTGTTGGCGGCCGGACGGCTGGGGCGCGTAGTGCTTGCCAACGCTTCGGGGTCCGCCAACGCCTCGGACCCTGCCTGGGACTTCGCCTCTGCTCTCTTCTTCGCCAGCACGCTGGTCACCACCGTGG TCTACCTCTTCCTGGGCCTGGTGGCCATGGTGCTGGTGCTACAGACCTTCCGCCACGTGTCCGACCTCCACGGCCTCACGGAGCTCATCCTGCTGCCCTCACCGTGCCCTGCCAGCTTCAACGAGGATGAGGACGATCGGGTGGACATCCTGGGCCCCCAGCCGGGGTTGCACCAGCAACTCTCTGCCAGCTCCCACACCGACTACGCTTCCatccccag GTGTCTCCAGGGAGCAGGACCCATGGAGGGAGCCCTGGTGTAG
- the KCNK6 gene encoding potassium channel subfamily K member 6 isoform X6: MLLLTASAQRLSLLLTHAPLSWLSMRWGWDPRRAACWHLVALLGVVVTICFLVPAAIFAHLEEAWSFLDAFYFCFISLSTIGLGDYVPGEAPGQPYRALYKVLVTVYLFLGLVAMVLVLQTFRHVSDLHGLTELILLPSPCPASFNEDEDDRVDILGPQPGLHQQLSASSHTDYASIPRCLQGAGPMEGALV, translated from the exons ATGCTGCTGCTGACTGCGTCAGCGCAGCGCCTGTCGCTGCTGCTGACTCACGCGCCCCTGTCTTGGCTGAGCATGCGTTGGGGCTGGGACCCCCGGCGGGCGGCCTGCTGGCACTTGGTGGCCCTGCTGGGGGTCGTAGTGACCATCTGCTTTCTGGTGCCGGCTGCGATCTTCGCCCACCTGGAGGAGGCCTGGAGCTTCCTAGATGCCTTCTACTTCTGCTTTATCTCTCTGTCCACCATTGGCCTGGGCGACTACGTGCCCGGGGAAGCCCCTGGCCAGCCCTACCGGGCCCTCTACAAGGTGCTGGTCACAG TCTACCTCTTCCTGGGCCTGGTGGCCATGGTGCTGGTGCTACAGACCTTCCGCCACGTGTCCGACCTCCACGGCCTCACGGAGCTCATCCTGCTGCCCTCACCGTGCCCTGCCAGCTTCAACGAGGATGAGGACGATCGGGTGGACATCCTGGGCCCCCAGCCGGGGTTGCACCAGCAACTCTCTGCCAGCTCCCACACCGACTACGCTTCCatccccag GTGTCTCCAGGGAGCAGGACCCATGGAGGGAGCCCTGGTGTAG